From the Populus nigra chromosome 13, ddPopNigr1.1, whole genome shotgun sequence genome, the window GCTTATTGGGAGAAGATTTTAAGAATTTAGATTAGAAAAGAATAACAGATTTAGCAGTTCAGGTTCACGACAAATATCGATTTGTCAATGCATTGAAGGCAAAAAATTTACCAATAAGCAGCCTGCTGAAACATGTAAACTTTCCAGTCCCTTATTTTCCACCCCAGAATTAGTTGAaagattttttaatcattccaagctcaaatagttttttttgttgttcctGCTCTTTTACTTTAGTTTTCAGGCAGCTCAGTAATTTTCAAGCACTACCTTCACTGTGTCCATATTTCCAACACACCTTAATTAACCACATTCTGCATCATTGAGGAGCAACAGCAGAAGCCAACTTCCTTGTTGTCGATTTACTTTTCTATGAAACAGAATTAGCTAGTGTGATATACACTATTTTTTATACTGTCTTTATTCAGGCTATACTTGCAGATTCATGTAGTGGATAACATTTCATATCATTCATATTAAAACTTATCAGCACTATTTAGTTCTTTTAGCTCTGGGTGATTTTATCACCTTTTCCTCGATTATGCTTTCCTgctgaaaaaaattgattaaatttttctGCGTGCCTCCAGATGCAAACTTCGAGAATAATGTATCATCAACTTTCAATGATGAAGCTACGGAGGAAAATCCAATAGTAAAACCAATATCAGTCAGTAAAGAATCTAGAAGAGATAATGAAGAGAGACTGAGAAGTTTCAGGAAACTGAGAAATCAGTATGTTGAAAGTGGTTCGAGGAGGTCTGAAGCTTTAGAGCAAAATTATGAAACCTCTTATTTCTACTTAATGTAAGTCATATCCTGTCTTGATGAATTCCTAGTTCCATCGCAGGATGTCATgttgtcttcttttcttctagAATAGTTTCATAGTTGCTATTTCATGGCATTCTAGATAATATTGCTGCCTATCCATATTTGAATGCAGAGGTACACTGGCTTCCATAAATATTGCCGTTTTTCTGTTCGAAATTGCTAGTCCGGTGAGGAATTCCGAATTTGCGCTCTTTTCACTCCCTCTGTTATATGGCGCAAAGATAAATGATTTGATCCTAGTTGGAGAGTGGTGGAGGCTTGTGACACCAATGTTTCTGGTACAAGATTGACAAATGGGTTCGTGTTCCCATTCTATTACTGTTTTCCATCTCTCTTGATTAACAAGGCAAATGTTGGAACTTGAAAGTAGCAACAATCACCTTGTTCATTACAAGAGGCAATTTTATCCATAGCAACTTGGATCCATTTCAAGTCTGCATTtgtcattttaaaacattattatccGTACCTGAGATAAATTGCTGTCGTAAATGTTGTAATTAATGAAGTAAACTCATAATACTTAGCATGCAGGAAACAGTTTATCAGTTCGAGTTTTTGCAAGACTGATGCATTGTTACTTTGACATTGCAAAATGTAGTCTCTAATACTTAATGGTATATGCAGCACTCTGGAGCTTTTCATATGGTTCTTGGATCTTGGTCACTGCTTACCTTTGGACCTGAAGTTTGTCGAGGTTATGGTTCCTTCACATTTTTCTTGATATACGTGCTTGGAGGAATTTCAGGAAACTTGACAAGCTTTCTCCACACACCAGAGCCAACTGTTGGTGGCACAGTAAGCATCATTTCACCTCCTCTTTTTTGCTTCCCTTATTTCCTTATTTCTGTACATACTTGTCAGTAAGTTAGTAATTTATTTTCCAGGCCCAGATGTTTCAAAGAAATGCCAGTAATATGTTGGCTATTTAAACTTTGATATTAATGCAGGGACCAGTATTTGCCATTATTGGAGCTTGGCTCATTtatcagaatcaaaataaagaTGTAATATCGAAGGATGATTTTGATCGTATGTTCCAGAAGGCAGTAATCTCTACTGCTGTTAGCTTCATCTTGAGCCATTTTGGTCCAATCGATGACTGGTAAGATAACTGTTAATAATTCATAAAAGATACTTCTCTTGATCACATAATCATATAAATACAAGATTATTGGAACTTGAGAAGGATTGAATAGAAACATTATGGGAAGAACAGTAAGCATAAAATGGTTTTGCTGTACTCTGCTACATGAATAGTTAAGCCTTTTTACCTGCTACATTCTGTAGGACACATTTGGGAGCAGTTTTGACAGGCATAGTTTATGGTTTTTTCACATGTGCAACTCTACAATTGGATGATGCGTCTTCAAGAAGTGGTCAAGATGAAGGCATTGCACTTGTTAAAAGACATGCAGATCCTTGTAAATCACTCATTATATTCACCATCTTCATTCTCTTCTTAAGctctttgcttttctttgttgAACCTCCCCTAGAAACAGTAGTCCTTGAAGACTCCGTATAGTTGTGAAAACATAGGATTCAAAATCTCGCTTTTACTTTTCAAGACCAATATAGGAAGTCTCTGAGTGGTTTAGTTGGAAAAAGAATAGACAGATGTGTGCGTATATATAGAATAAAGTTCTGTAATAAACGTCTTTTTTTTCTGGCTGTGTAGGAGTTTTTCTGCTCTATTTTGAAGATAATGGAACCTGCTTCAATATAGTGGAATTTCAAAATTCTGAAACCATATATCAAATGGGACTATGTGGTACCAAATTCCATATCACTTCTCTAATCAGTACCTCGTAGTCAGGTGGCCATTAACTGAAGTTTGTAGAAATTAACCATCTATGCGATTGTTCCTGCCTAGCTCACTAAACAAGCTAACCCTACAAAATTCACTACATTTGGCTTACCAGGATTTGAATTTTCGGTCAAAGCTTCACTGTATGCATCGCATTACTGCAGTTCGTAACTCAAAATACTGTCAGGTCATATAGCAATACCTATGCTTAATTAAATCCCTGAGGTCCCCTATGCATCCTTTGTCACTGAGACcactcaaaaggaaaaaaaaaattagcgtTCTTGTTTATTCTGTGaatttgtaaaagaaaaggacagtgaaaaattataattcattttaaaaaagagcATGTTAGGACAGAAGAGTTGGCTTCAATCTTGGTCCCCTGTGACATGAGCTGCTGTCTACTGTGGCCTTGTGCATGTCGCAAACGTGTCACttctttttctcttgatttcGATTCGTAGTggatttttctttgatgttcTTTTGAGGGTCAGTCAATGACAAGTGCCCTAGTACATTCTATCCCCTTCTAGTCCTATTACATCACCAGTAAATAAATCAATGCGAATCTCTTTAAAAAGTAGCTCCTTCCAGAAGGAAGAAGATAAAGCTGGAACTAATCTTTGGAACCTCAACAAGCTCTTTGTGTTTGTTTATATGTATCCAAACAATCCCTATGTCCCTCCACGTTTAAGACCCTGCATCCTTCCGCAAACACACACCAGCGAGGTCAGGTTCTCCCGTTAAGGGCCACGTAAACCCTAACCGTTTTTTCACCAACATTAACAGAACCCCACAAGCCCTTCTCTTTCTGAGATTACTCTGAAGAGAGCGCGTTTTTGGATTTGAATAAAAGCTCGGATTTTGAGTGGTCTTGATGATGGCTGTTGGAAGGGATAGTAAAGATTTAATAGGTCCACTTTTAGCAGTGAACTTGGTATTTTATCTCATTGTGCTTGGGCTAGCAGGTTGGTCAGTTGACAAATACATCAATGGTGAACAGAATCACCCACGTAATTACTCTTGATCTTTAATCTGCAGTTCTTTTGCTCTTGAGATACCAATTAGTGCTAGCTTGGGTCTGACACTTTTATGCTATTTTCAGATTTGGGTGGCAATCCAGCAACAAGCTTCATGTTGATATATGCACTGCTAAGTGGGGTAATTGGTGCTAGTTCAATGCTTGTTGGGTTTGTCCATCTTCGTGCATGGAGAAATGATAGTTTAGCCAGTGCAAGTGCCATGGCAATCATTTCTTGGGCTATTACTGCCCTTGCTTTTGGGTATGTTCTCTCTGGCTAAAATTGAGCCTGAACATTGCACTTCTGAAGTACAATTGtatttgctttcaaaaataaaatctctctGATTTCTTTTGCAAATCATCGAGATTTTGGCAGTGTTTAGGATGTTTGTGGTAAGGGGATTTCTTTTAACTATACAAATACTTTGTTGAAGGCTTGGGATGGAGTTGGATAACTTTTTGATGATGAATCCTGTATAAGTTACACTTACAGAAAGAAACTGTATAGAGAATACATTTAGGAATCTGTATTTCACTTATTCTTTTGTTCTTAATTCAAGTAACattgatcaaattaaatatgattaCACTCTCTATCTAATCTGGTTGAGTTTCTTGTTTTAGATTTGAATGCAAGCAAATCTTATTAGGAGGACACAGAGGAAAAAGATTGGTAAGAACTCTAAAGTGGATAGTTTATATTAGCCATCTACTATCCAAAGGCAATATTTTTCTGAGCTTTTGGCTAAAAGAAGAGCTAGAAAAGCTCTCCTATATTGCTACCTTATCACTACCTTAATAACTGGTGATGTGCATGCAGAAAACTTTGGAAGCACTGATTATAATATCACTACTAAGTCAGTTCCTGTATGTGGTGCTTCTCCACGCTGGGTTTTTCAGGAGCAGATACGGACCTGGTTACCATAATTATGGCGGTGATTCTGTTGGCGACATCCCCGTGGGCAATGAGCCACATGTCTAGCACCTGAGCATGAAAGTTCTGGCATGTCTCTGTTTATATGCATCGAACTTGCAGAACCTACGTTTCTTTACTACTACATGCTTGTGCTGAGCCATGTCCAAGACATTCAATTATGGTGTCAGAAGGAAATACAATCAAGAATCTGATATAGTATGGTTGCTCAACTAATACAAGAATTTTTTTCTGCCAAGTGGACCTTTTGATTTATTCATATACTTAGAGACAATCAGGGATCAGCTACTCAAAATATTGAAACATCATCAGATGTATAAAAAATCTCTGATGTACCTAAGAGGAGTTATGAACTGCATATACTAAAAGTGACAGGTGAATGGTATAATTACAGCAGCAACACAGAATGTCCTATCACCAACTTCTGAAACAATTGTCATGGCGAGGGACTTGGTTAACCCCTGGTCATAAGTAACAAGAAGATATGAAAACTAAGCATGGTGACAGTAGAATTTTGTGTTAAAGAGAAAATAGTTAATTGAGTTCATGATCATACCTGTTATGTGAGGAGGCTCATTTTCGCCGGGATGCAGAATCTGGCAGGTAGAAGATGGTagagaaaatagagagaaaaataatcaGATGCTTTATTCTGGGGCACTTTGCTTGATCATAAATGTTCACTGGGAAGACTTGTTTAATTAAGACATCCTTTGATGCCCTATAAACGACTACCAAAACATTAAAGAATATAATGGTTAGGTTAATTTGTCGAAAACAGAAAGTACTGCTGGATGATTTTATATAGTTAGCGTTCATAAAAAGATTTCATGTACAAGGAATCTCCAAATTGTAACacttgtttaattatatttgccTGTAAAGGTTGACCTCTTTTATTTTGGCTTCTGATATCTCTGCGATATAATAATTGAGCAATGATATAAATGACAAGGAAAGTAAGTTGTAGCTTATGCTTTGGAGATTTAGAACCTTATAACCATTAGTTAGGAGCAATTTATATCTTGGTATAAGAACTTCGAATGCTAGTTAGGAAGCAAGTATCTGAGGAAGGCTACCTCCTCCTACATCCAAGTCCTTATTCCCCAGATATTCTCATCATAATGAACCCATTAATTATTTGACCCTAATTTACACGAACCAGTTTCATGAGCAAAAGATTGCAAGGTGCTTATTTgtcctttaatattttcatctggcactctttttttttttttgtaagaaagaTATCATAAGCCCGTTTGTGCGCACCACACTAAATCTCTTCTCCCCAAACAAGGCTGTCAATAACATGGCATGCCCGTGGCCATCAATATTAATGTGCAGAGGGAATCGAGGGATACGAACTGAAAACCATAGAAAGAGCATATCTCTTGGCCCTGGCTCCTCAGTTACTCAGCCACCCATTCATGGTTTTTTCATCTGGTACCGGTATGGAACATTCAATGCCTAAAAGTCTATATCCTGGCCTATAAAGTTGC encodes:
- the LOC133671292 gene encoding membrane protein PM19L-like isoform X1, encoding MMAVGRDSKDLIGPLLAVNLVFYLIVLGLAGWSVDKYINGEQNHPHLGGNPATSFMLIYALLSGVIGASSMLVGFVHLRAWRNDSLASASAMAIISWAITALAFGFECKQILLGGHRGKRLKTLEALIIISLLSQFLYVVLLHAGFFRSRYGPGYHNYGGDSVGDIPVGNEPHV
- the LOC133671292 gene encoding membrane protein PM19L-like isoform X2, encoding MMAVGRDSKDLIGPLLAVNLVFYLIVLGLAGWSVDKYINGEQNHPHLGGNPATSFMLIYALLSGVIGASSMLVGFVHLRAWRNDSLASASAMAIISWAITALAFGFECKQILLGGHRGKRLEQIRTWLP
- the LOC133671291 gene encoding RHOMBOID-like protein 9, chloroplastic, whose amino-acid sequence is MQVPGKCILNCSLRHFLLVPSFCGFTAKFVVLGSWRCINCHPFMVYMAVVPICYRIPCKDHTLSTRNSARQHERGLLCACSAFAQGGSYLSISSDVQRNWPVIYATADVLVKVKTRGRTNASKGTILYQGLLNFQSVIDVRHLHKIHRTSRENLSVACHASKSGTNEKQLRLLDSYFGKLQDNVSEPSSDSCNERTDFLDTRVQINVKEELEYLNAYLDKLDKDANFENNVSSTFNDEATEENPIVKPISVSKESRRDNEERLRSFRKLRNQYVESGSRRSEALEQNYETSYFYLIGTLASINIAVFLFEIASPVRNSEFALFSLPLLYGAKINDLILVGEWWRLVTPMFLHSGAFHMVLGSWSLLTFGPEVCRGYGSFTFFLIYVLGGISGNLTSFLHTPEPTVGGTGPVFAIIGAWLIYQNQNKDVISKDDFDRMFQKAVISTAVSFILSHFGPIDDWTHLGAVLTGIVYGFFTCATLQLDDASSRSGQDEGIALVKRHADPCKSLIIFTIFILFLSSLLFFVEPPLETVVLEDSV